A single Denticeps clupeoides chromosome 7, fDenClu1.1, whole genome shotgun sequence DNA region contains:
- the aldh3b1 gene encoding aldehyde dehydrogenase family 3 member B1: MESHGKVIDRLRTAFRSRVTVPLEFRLSQLRSLLSLMEENEAQILEALHKDLAKPKFEAVLSEIEMVVNDICYAIDNLKYWVQPDYVGKNLATKLDDCFVHREPLGVVLIIGAWNYPLQLVLLPLVGAIAAGNCAVLKPSEISQATEALLAELIPKYLSQECFSVVCGGAEATARLLENRFDHIFYTGSQAVARSVLQAAAVHLTPVTLELGGKCPCLLYGQLDIPAAAKRLAWAKYFNAGQSCVAPDYVLCSRQVRDVLLPALQQALHHFYGPQPQRSVDMGRIVTERHWSRLMDLLGRSGGRVAIGGESSREERYIAPTVVVDVQESDALMQEEIFGPILPILTIESLEEGIELINRREKPLALYVFSDESKAVSTVLEKTSSGGFCSNDGIVHMTLPGLPFGGVGASGMGSYHGRWSFETFSHRRGCMLRGWGLEKINVLRYPPYRDGSLSWLRWATTTKKKGWSSCSVM; encoded by the exons ATGGAGAGCCACGGCAAAGTGATCGACAGGCTGCGGACGGCCTTCCGCTCCAGAGTGACGGTTCCTCTGGAGTTCCGTCTTTCCCAGCTCCGATCGCTCCTCTCGCTGATGGAGGAAAACGAGGCGCAGATCTTGGAAGCTTTGCACAAGGACCTCGCCAAG CCCAAGTTTGAGGCCGTCCTCTCGGAAATCGAGATGGTGGTGAACGACATCTGCTATGCCATCGATAACCTGAAGTACTGGGTTCAGCCGGACTATGTGGGCAAAAATCTG GCTACAAAGCTGGATGATTGTTTTGTGCACAGAGAGCCTTTAGGTGTGGTTCTCATCATTGGCGCTTGGAACTACCCTCTCCAGCTGGTCCTCTTACCCCTGGTTGGTGCGATCGCTGCAG GAAACTGCGCTGTTCTCAAGCCGTCTGAGATCAGTCAAGCAACAGAAGCCCTTCTGGCTGAACTGATCCCCAAATATCTGTCTCAG GAGTGCTTCTCAGTGGTCTGCGGCGGAGCAGAAGCGACCGCGCGGTTGCTGGAGAACCGATTTGACCACATCTTCTACACCG GCTCGCAGGCCGTGGCTCGGAGCGTCCTGCAGGCGGCCGCCGTTCACCTCACGCCCGTCACGCTGGAGCTGGGCGGCAAGTGTCCCTGTCTCCTGTACGGCCAGCTGGACATCCCTGCCGCGGCCAAGAGGCTGGCGTGGGCCAAATACTTCAACGCGGGCCAGAGCTGCGTCGCCCCCGACTACGTGCTCTGCAGCAGGCAGGTCCGCGACGTCCTCCTGCCCGCCCTGCAGCAGGCCCTGCACCACTTCTATGGGCCTCAGCCGCAGCGAAGCGTGGACATGGGACGTATTGTGACTGAACGGCACTGGAGTCGTCTCATGGACCTGCTGGGACGGTCCGGAGGGAGGGTGGCGATCGGTGGCGAGAGCAGCAGGGAAGAGAGGTACATCG CTCCTACTGTGGTGGTGGATGTCCAAGAGTCTGATGCTTTGATGCAAGAAGAAATCTTCGGTCCCATCCTTCCAATCCTAACCATCGAGTCACTAGAGGAAGGTATCGAGCTCATAAACCGCAGAGAGAAGCCACTCGCCCTGTACGTCTTCTCCGATGAGTCCAAG GCAGTGAGCACCGTTCTGGAGAAGACCAGCAGTGGGGGGTTCTGTTCCAATGACGGCATTGTGCATATGACTCTACCTGGCTTACCGTTTGGAGGAGTGG GTGCCAGCGGAATGGGCAGCTACCACGGCCGCTGGAGCTTCGAGACGTTCAGCCATCGGCGCGGGTGCATGCTGCGAGGCTGGGGCCTGGAGAAGATCAACGTGCTGCGATACCCGCCCTACAGGGACGGCAGCCTGAGCTGGCTccgctgggccaccaccaccaagaAGAAGGGCTGGTCAAGCTGCTCCGTCATGTGA
- the LOC114794321 gene encoding guanine nucleotide-binding protein G(I)/G(S)/G(O) subunit gamma-5, with product MSNNSANSSSLVMAQRSVKQLRLEASVRRIKVSQAAADLKSFCLQNAHKDPLLMGVPSSDNPFRPPKSCSLF from the exons ATGTCCAACAACAGCGCGAACAGCAGCAGCCTGGTGATGGCACAAAGATCTGTGAAGCAGCTGAGGCTGGAGGCCAGCGTCCGCCGCATTAAG GTCTCTCAGGCCGCTGCTGATCTGAAGTCATTCTGCCTGCAAAATGCGCACAAAGACCCGTTACTGATGGGGGTGCCATCTAGCGACAACCCCTTCAGACCCCCCAAATCCTGTTCGCTTTTCTGA
- the clpp gene encoding ATP-dependent Clp protease proteolytic subunit, mitochondrial: MLMRRVLQLGVSSLGGRRTVHRSAAWRSPLIPIVVEQTGRGERAYDIYSRLLRERIICVMGPIDDSVASLVIAQLLFLQSESNNKPIHMYINSPGGVVTAGLAIYDTMQYILNPIATWCVGQAASMGSLLLAAGTAGMRHSLPNARIMVHQPSGGARGQATDIAIQAEEILKLKRQINNIYCKHTGQLLETIESVMERDRYMSPMEAQDFGIIDRVLVHPPQAGQDEPELVQKDPLSPTGSPAMPEAPSTEKGGAGANAPSSYKPEP; encoded by the exons ATGTTAATGCGG AGAGTGCTGCAGCTCGGGGTGTCCTCGCTCGGAGGACGTCGGACGGTCcaccgcagcgcggcgtggagaaGTCCCCTCATCCCCATCGTGGTGGAGCAGACG GGACGGGGGGAGCGCGCCTATGACATTTACTCCCGGCTCCTGCGAGAGAGGATCATCTGCGTCATGGGTCCC ATCGACGATTCGGTGGCCAGCCTGGTCATCGCCCAGCTGCTGTTCCTGCAGTCGGAGAGCAACAACAAGCCCATCCACATGTACATCAACAGTCCAG GTGGCGTGGTGACCGCGGGCCTGGCCATCTACGACACCATGCAGTACATCCTCAACCCCATCGCCACCTGGTGCGTGGGCCAGGCCGCCAGCATGGGCAGCCTGCTCCTGGCTGCGGGCACGGCGGGGATGAGGCACTCGCTCCCCAACGCCAGGATCATGGTGCACCAGCCGTCCGGAGGAGCCAGG GGTCAAGCGACGGATATAGCTATTCAGGCAGAGGAGATCCTCAAGCTGAAGAGACAGATCAACAATATCTACTGCAAACACACCGGCCAGCTCCTGGAGACCATAG AAAGCGTGATGGAAAGAGACCGCTACATGAGCCCTATGGAGGCACAGGATTTTGGCATCATTGACCGTGTCCTGGTCCACCCGCCCCAAGCGGGTCAGGATGAGCCCGAACTGGTCCAGAAGGACCCGCTCAGCCCAACAGGTTCCCCTGCCATGCCTGAGGCGCCAAGCACTGAGAAGGGCGGAGCAGGGGCCAACGCCCCCTCGTCCTACAAGCCCGAGCCGTGA